The Acinetobacter sp. GSS19 genome includes a region encoding these proteins:
- the ppsA gene encoding phosphoenolpyruvate synthase, with protein MEARVIGLEKLGKHDVELVGGKNSSLGEMISHLSNAGVSVPGGFATTADAYREFLEQSGLNAKIQAELAQLNVDDVNALAATGAKIRQWIVETPLTAELEKEVRAAFAELSNGNPDIAVAVRSSATAEDLPDASFAGQQETFLNIRGIDNVLIAIKEVFASLFNDRAIAYRVHQGFEHSLVALSAGVQRMVRSETGASGVMFTLDTESGFRDVVFITASYGLGEMVVQGAVNPDEFYLSKPLLNNGKHAVLRRNLGSKHQKMIYGDEGTAGKSVVVVDVDKQERQQFALNDHELHELAKQALIIEQHYGAPMDIEWAKDGDDGQIYIVQARPETVKSRQNVGTMERYLLKQKGTVLCEGRSIGQRIGSGRVRIVTSIKEMDKVQDGDVLVSDMTDPDWEPVMKRAAAIVTNRGGRTCHAAIIARELGVPAIVGCGNATEVLVDGQEVTVSCAEGDTGFIYEGALDFEVQRNSIESMPQLPFKIMMNVGNPDRAFDFAQIPNEGIGLARLEFIINRMIGVHPKALLNIDSLPRETRAAVMARTAGYSSPIEFYVEKLVEGISTLAAAFADKPVIVRMSDFKSNEYANLIGGKLYEPEEENPMLGFRGASRYVSENFRDCFELECRALKKVRDEMGLTNIQIMIPFVRTVNEAKRVIELLAQNGLKRGENGLKVIMMCELPTNALLAEQFLENFDGFSIGSNDLTQLTLGLDRDSGIVSQLFDERDPAVKALLSMAIHACRKAGKYVGICGQGPSDHPDLAKWLMEQGIESVSLNPDSVLDTWFFLAEEKIKQA; from the coding sequence TGGTGGGAAAAACTCATCACTGGGCGAGATGATCAGCCACTTATCCAATGCAGGTGTATCTGTTCCGGGCGGTTTTGCAACTACTGCTGATGCATATCGTGAATTTCTCGAGCAAAGCGGTCTTAATGCAAAAATTCAGGCTGAACTTGCTCAACTGAATGTCGATGATGTCAACGCCCTCGCTGCGACTGGTGCTAAAATCCGTCAATGGATTGTTGAGACTCCGCTTACAGCTGAGCTAGAAAAAGAAGTTCGTGCAGCCTTTGCTGAACTCTCTAACGGCAACCCAGACATTGCGGTTGCCGTTCGCTCATCTGCGACTGCTGAAGACTTGCCAGATGCATCTTTTGCGGGTCAGCAAGAAACCTTCCTGAACATTCGCGGTATCGACAACGTGCTGATCGCGATCAAAGAAGTTTTTGCTTCCCTATTTAACGACCGTGCCATTGCTTACCGTGTACACCAAGGTTTTGAACACAGCTTAGTCGCGCTTTCAGCTGGTGTTCAACGTATGGTTCGCTCTGAAACGGGTGCTTCAGGTGTCATGTTTACCCTGGATACCGAATCTGGTTTCCGTGACGTTGTATTCATCACTGCTTCTTATGGTTTGGGTGAAATGGTGGTACAAGGTGCCGTTAACCCGGACGAGTTCTATCTTTCCAAGCCATTATTGAACAACGGCAAACATGCTGTACTTCGCCGTAATCTCGGTTCTAAACACCAGAAAATGATTTACGGTGATGAAGGTACTGCAGGTAAATCAGTTGTTGTTGTTGATGTTGACAAACAAGAGCGTCAACAGTTTGCGTTGAATGATCATGAATTGCATGAGCTTGCGAAACAAGCCTTGATCATTGAACAACACTACGGTGCACCGATGGACATCGAGTGGGCAAAAGATGGCGATGATGGCCAGATCTATATCGTTCAGGCGCGTCCTGAAACCGTAAAAAGCCGACAAAATGTCGGTACCATGGAACGCTACCTGCTCAAACAAAAAGGTACGGTATTGTGCGAAGGCCGTTCAATTGGTCAACGTATCGGTTCGGGTAGAGTCCGCATCGTCACTTCAATTAAAGAAATGGACAAAGTCCAGGATGGTGACGTGCTTGTTTCTGACATGACCGATCCAGACTGGGAACCAGTCATGAAACGTGCGGCGGCAATTGTCACCAACCGTGGTGGCCGTACTTGCCATGCAGCGATTATCGCGCGTGAGCTTGGTGTTCCTGCAATTGTTGGTTGTGGTAACGCCACAGAAGTGTTAGTGGATGGTCAAGAGGTCACTGTTTCTTGTGCCGAAGGTGATACTGGCTTTATTTACGAAGGTGCGCTTGATTTTGAAGTTCAACGTAACTCGATTGAATCTATGCCACAACTTCCGTTCAAAATCATGATGAACGTCGGTAACCCGGATCGTGCATTTGACTTCGCGCAAATTCCAAACGAAGGTATTGGCTTGGCGCGTCTTGAATTCATCATCAACCGTATGATTGGCGTACACCCTAAAGCCCTGTTAAACATTGATAGTCTGCCACGCGAAACTCGTGCTGCAGTGATGGCACGTACTGCGGGCTATTCTTCACCAATCGAGTTCTACGTTGAAAAATTGGTTGAAGGCATTTCTACGCTGGCTGCTGCTTTCGCAGACAAACCGGTGATCGTACGTATGTCTGACTTCAAGTCAAACGAATACGCTAACTTGATCGGTGGTAAGTTATACGAGCCAGAAGAAGAAAACCCAATGTTGGGCTTCCGTGGTGCGAGCCGCTACGTTTCTGAAAACTTCCGCGACTGTTTCGAACTTGAATGCCGTGCGTTGAAGAAAGTACGTGACGAAATGGGTCTGACAAACATTCAAATCATGATTCCATTTGTACGTACCGTCAATGAAGCAAAACGTGTCATTGAACTTTTGGCGCAAAACGGTTTGAAACGTGGTGAGAACGGCCTGAAAGTCATCATGATGTGCGAATTGCCAACCAACGCCCTGTTGGCTGAACAGTTCCTTGAAAACTTCGATGGTTTCTCAATCGGTTCAAACGACTTGACTCAGCTAACACTTGGTCTGGATCGCGACTCAGGCATCGTTTCACAATTGTTTGATGAACGCGATCCTGCAGTAAAAGCCCTGCTTTCTATGGCTATTCATGCATGTCGCAAAGCAGGTAAATATGTCGGTATCTGTGGTCAAGGTCCATCAGATCACCCTGATTTGGCAAAATGGTTGATGGAACAAGGCATTGAGTCTGTTTCACTTAACCCAGACTCAGTATTGGATACGTGGTTCTTCCTTGCTGAAGAAAAAATCAAGCAAGCATAA
- a CDS encoding RDD family protein, with protein MQIYLARNNQQAGPYSLEQVNEMLASQQVLLTDLAWHEGMTEWKALGELTQGKLVYEPAGYVPPRPQATPFQDSFTQSVRSPKQNLETLASYNSRALAKIIDLLLWLPAFAIPSLSMTEESANKLMQLQQKSITPDTQSQILALISPESWQMMGLYIAIMLIIQSILIAKTGQSIGKRLTNIQIVDQDSGAQVNMIRGFWLRSFLFIILNFLFMPFITILDYGFAFSKSRQTLHDKLAKTKVISRAKS; from the coding sequence ATGCAAATTTACTTGGCCAGAAATAACCAGCAAGCGGGCCCTTACAGCCTAGAACAAGTCAACGAAATGCTTGCCAGCCAGCAAGTGCTTCTTACTGATCTTGCCTGGCATGAAGGCATGACGGAATGGAAAGCACTAGGTGAACTGACTCAGGGTAAACTTGTATATGAACCTGCGGGTTATGTCCCTCCTAGACCTCAAGCTACACCCTTTCAGGATAGCTTCACACAAAGTGTTCGCAGTCCAAAGCAAAATTTAGAGACACTCGCGTCTTACAATTCACGTGCATTGGCAAAGATTATTGATTTATTACTCTGGCTACCGGCCTTTGCGATTCCCTCTTTATCCATGACGGAAGAGTCGGCCAATAAACTGATGCAATTACAGCAGAAGTCGATTACACCAGATACACAAAGCCAGATTTTGGCACTGATTTCTCCAGAAAGCTGGCAAATGATGGGGCTTTATATTGCGATCATGCTGATTATCCAGTCCATATTAATCGCTAAAACTGGGCAAAGTATCGGCAAACGACTCACCAATATTCAGATTGTTGATCAAGACAGTGGTGCACAGGTCAATATGATTCGCGGCTTCTGGCTGCGCAGTTTCCTGTTTATTATATTGAACTTCCTGTTTATGCCTTTTATTACCATTTTGGACTATGGTTTTGCGTTCAGTAAAAGCCGTCAAACCCTACACGACAAACTCGCCAAAACAAAAGTCATCAGCCGCGCAAAATCCTAG
- the cyoA gene encoding ubiquinol oxidase subunit II, translated as MRQTILAVLSLSTLAALLTGCGGDMVLLNSKGPVAEGLSGLMMTAIYLMLLVVIPSIIMALWFGWKYRASNKDADYKPTWAHSTAIEIVVWGIPVIIIGILAWLTWVGSHKYDPYRPLESDKAPLTVQVIAEQFKWIFIYPEQQIATVNEVRFPEQTPVSFRITSNFTMNSFFIPQLAGQIYAMAGMQTHLNVLANETGVYRGFSSNYSGYGFSQMRFKAHSVTEAQFAEWVAAVKAGKGNTINPAAIQKGVLDQAEFATLRDGNRGKHQIEALISKAQTPEEKAAAEAMKPYPTKPHPVTYYSSVEQGLFESVINKYMSNYHGGSHAATAGAHEAAASDAHAAVEPASSVVGE; from the coding sequence ATGAGACAAACAATTTTAGCTGTATTGTCTTTATCAACGCTTGCTGCACTCCTCACTGGGTGTGGTGGTGATATGGTACTTCTAAACTCTAAAGGTCCAGTTGCGGAAGGTCTAAGCGGCCTCATGATGACTGCGATCTATTTAATGTTGCTTGTGGTGATCCCATCGATCATCATGGCACTATGGTTTGGTTGGAAATATCGCGCGTCAAATAAAGATGCAGACTATAAGCCTACCTGGGCACACTCAACTGCAATTGAAATTGTAGTTTGGGGTATTCCAGTCATTATTATTGGTATTTTAGCTTGGTTAACTTGGGTGGGTTCACACAAGTATGACCCATACCGTCCGTTAGAATCTGATAAAGCACCATTAACTGTTCAAGTTATTGCTGAACAATTTAAATGGATCTTCATCTATCCTGAGCAACAAATTGCGACAGTGAATGAAGTACGCTTCCCAGAGCAAACACCGGTAAGCTTCCGTATCACCTCTAACTTCACAATGAACTCATTCTTCATTCCACAGTTAGCGGGTCAGATCTATGCGATGGCCGGCATGCAGACTCACCTGAATGTATTAGCAAATGAAACTGGTGTATACCGTGGTTTCTCTTCTAACTACTCAGGTTATGGTTTCTCACAAATGCGTTTCAAAGCTCATTCTGTGACTGAAGCTCAGTTTGCCGAGTGGGTTGCAGCGGTGAAAGCAGGTAAGGGTAATACAATTAACCCTGCAGCAATTCAAAAAGGTGTTTTAGACCAAGCTGAATTTGCAACCTTGCGTGACGGTAACCGTGGTAAACACCAAATTGAAGCTTTGATTTCTAAAGCACAAACTCCTGAAGAGAAGGCTGCTGCTGAAGCAATGAAGCCTTACCCAACTAAGCCACATCCTGTGACTTATTACTCTTCTGTAGAGCAAGGCTTGTTTGAATCAGTGATCAACAAATACATGAGCAACTACCATGGTGGTAGTCATGCAGCTACTGCTGGCGCTCATGAGGCTGCTGCTTCTGATGCACATGCCGCTGTTGAACCCGCTTCTTCAGTTGTAGGGGAATAA